In Hallerella succinigenes, the following are encoded in one genomic region:
- a CDS encoding aminotransferase class I/II-fold pyridoxal phosphate-dependent enzyme — protein MSVLDDFTNEVIQSMQKDHTYRSLRHMTTPETSRIQLAGTSGEPSQELMLLASNSYLDLANIPELKKAMADAVLKWGTGSGGARLTTGNKTPHLALEEEIAKFKGEEAAITFGTGYMANVGTISALCARKDIIFSDELNHASIIDGIRLSRAKCYVYKHNDLEDLRSKIAEAVNVNGQKLGENAAEKVRGVIVTDAVFSMDGDLANLPELLKIAKDHSLLLMIDEAHATGVVGRTGRGLAEYFGCEHADVTVGTLSKAIACEGGFVAGKKQLIEFLKNKARSFIFTTAMAPAVAFAACNNLRYLENHPECVQKLQSNVEFFCKALRKAGLQVPSVPSAIVPIIVGDEEKALLVSAELQKQGILISAIRYPTVQKGSARLRASLMASLSTEDLEFAAQKIAQTIQKMR, from the coding sequence ATGAGCGTTTTGGACGATTTTACAAATGAAGTGATTCAGTCGATGCAAAAGGATCACACTTATCGATCTTTACGGCACATGACTACCCCCGAAACGAGCCGCATTCAGCTCGCTGGAACATCAGGGGAACCATCGCAAGAACTGATGCTTTTGGCGTCGAATTCATACCTTGACCTCGCCAATATTCCAGAACTTAAAAAAGCGATGGCAGATGCCGTTCTCAAGTGGGGAACAGGCAGCGGCGGCGCACGCCTTACGACCGGAAATAAGACGCCACATTTAGCGCTCGAAGAGGAAATTGCAAAGTTCAAAGGCGAGGAGGCTGCGATTACGTTCGGCACGGGATACATGGCAAACGTGGGAACGATTTCCGCTCTCTGTGCTAGGAAAGACATCATTTTTAGCGATGAACTGAACCATGCAAGCATTATCGACGGCATTCGCCTTTCCCGTGCAAAGTGCTACGTTTACAAGCACAACGATCTCGAAGATTTAAGATCCAAGATTGCGGAAGCGGTGAATGTAAACGGTCAAAAGCTCGGCGAAAATGCGGCGGAAAAAGTTCGCGGAGTGATTGTGACCGATGCCGTGTTCAGCATGGACGGCGACTTGGCGAATCTTCCCGAACTTTTGAAAATCGCAAAGGATCATTCCTTGCTTCTGATGATTGACGAAGCGCATGCGACGGGCGTTGTTGGCAGAACGGGCCGCGGACTTGCGGAATATTTTGGCTGTGAACATGCCGACGTGACGGTGGGAACCTTGAGCAAGGCGATCGCCTGCGAAGGAGGATTTGTCGCGGGCAAAAAGCAGCTGATCGAATTTTTGAAGAACAAGGCGCGGAGCTTTATCTTCACGACGGCGATGGCTCCGGCGGTCGCTTTTGCGGCTTGCAATAATTTGCGGTATCTGGAAAATCATCCGGAGTGCGTGCAAAAACTCCAGTCGAATGTAGAGTTTTTTTGCAAGGCTTTGCGGAAGGCCGGTTTGCAGGTGCCGAGTGTTCCGTCGGCGATCGTTCCGATCATCGTGGGCGATGAGGAAAAGGCTTTGCTGGTTTCGGCGGAACTTCAGAAACAGGGGATTCTAATTTCCGCGATCCGCTATCCCACCGTGCAAAAGGGCAGCGCCCGCTTACGGGCAAGCTTGATGGCAAGCCTTTCGACCGAAGACTTGGAATTTGCCGCCCAAAAGATTGCGCAGACGATTCAAAAGATGAGGTGA
- a CDS encoding cellulase family glycosylhydrolase has protein sequence MKKAFLSSVALLASLTATATAAPLAEGGAKFVGNITTSGQIRNDMGTYWNQITPENGCKWGSVHSLSNGNTGTSKFAWDNYDKCESAYKWAKEEPGKRHFKFHALVWGSQYPNFLCKKKNPSITIEKTKQYITEWFDAVAEKFPDLEYIDVVNEAIWDGNNYHSGYGKPAAGAEGNSTDDTECGGSYIIEALGGDDVVNGKHQYNFITTAFKMARERWPKAVLIYNDYNTLTWQINEGIELIQTIIKNGAPVDAYGQQAHDCKGMSKTDFESKMTRIHKETGLPLLISEYDISEADDAKQKNDYANHIPFMWETEWVAGITIWGYINGATWVSNTGLIDNGRDRASMTWLKEYFATNLDKGKNTTGLGGGVLIDPVPQTAYKTHTIPGKIESEDFDVPGIGTGNAGYYDTDSENHGDSYYRSGESVDLYAKATGVVVGYNVEGEWLDYTVNVQETGDYTLFAAVAAASEGSSLLFQVDGVDLTDTISVPAATEGEENYEDYNKVSANVTLTAGTHIIKMKVIRSWFDIDYFTLVKGKDATDPEPITNESTSVFSNNLNYDAQKLQDYYVLNSLGMRIGTISAYGFSAAADMLQSSNQLKQSGVYYLRNRTTGVSKSVRISR, from the coding sequence ATGAAAAAGGCATTTCTCTCTTCCGTAGCGCTCCTTGCATCACTCACCGCTACCGCAACAGCAGCTCCGTTAGCAGAAGGCGGTGCGAAATTCGTCGGCAACATCACCACGAGCGGTCAAATCCGCAATGACATGGGAACGTACTGGAACCAGATTACCCCCGAAAACGGCTGTAAATGGGGTTCTGTCCATTCCCTCTCAAACGGCAACACTGGCACAAGTAAATTCGCCTGGGACAATTACGATAAATGCGAAAGTGCCTATAAATGGGCAAAAGAAGAACCGGGCAAACGTCACTTCAAATTTCACGCCCTGGTTTGGGGTTCCCAATACCCGAACTTTCTCTGCAAAAAGAAGAATCCAAGCATTACAATAGAAAAGACCAAGCAATACATTACGGAATGGTTCGACGCCGTCGCCGAAAAATTCCCCGACCTCGAATACATCGACGTCGTTAACGAAGCAATTTGGGATGGTAACAACTACCACTCCGGCTACGGCAAACCCGCCGCCGGTGCAGAAGGGAATAGCACCGACGACACGGAATGCGGAGGCTCCTATATTATCGAAGCTCTTGGCGGTGACGATGTCGTGAACGGCAAGCACCAATACAACTTTATCACGACAGCCTTCAAAATGGCACGCGAACGTTGGCCAAAGGCGGTCCTGATTTATAACGATTATAACACGCTAACCTGGCAAATAAACGAAGGCATTGAACTCATCCAGACCATTATCAAAAATGGTGCACCTGTCGACGCTTACGGTCAGCAGGCTCACGACTGTAAAGGCATGAGCAAAACGGATTTTGAAAGCAAGATGACCCGGATTCACAAAGAAACAGGCCTTCCCCTGCTCATCTCCGAATACGACATTAGCGAAGCGGACGATGCCAAGCAAAAAAATGACTACGCAAACCACATTCCTTTTATGTGGGAAACGGAATGGGTCGCAGGCATTACCATTTGGGGATACATCAACGGAGCTACTTGGGTGTCGAACACCGGCTTAATCGATAACGGCAGAGACCGTGCCTCCATGACATGGCTCAAGGAATACTTCGCTACAAATCTGGACAAGGGCAAAAATACAACAGGACTTGGCGGAGGCGTTCTCATCGATCCTGTTCCGCAGACCGCATACAAAACCCACACAATTCCGGGCAAAATAGAATCCGAAGACTTTGATGTTCCAGGCATCGGCACGGGCAATGCAGGCTATTACGACACCGATTCCGAAAATCATGGTGACAGCTACTACCGCAGCGGAGAAAGCGTAGACCTTTACGCTAAAGCAACCGGAGTTGTCGTCGGCTACAACGTAGAAGGCGAATGGCTCGATTACACTGTAAATGTTCAAGAAACTGGAGACTACACGCTTTTTGCCGCAGTCGCAGCGGCAAGCGAAGGTTCTTCCCTCCTATTCCAAGTGGACGGCGTTGATTTGACGGATACCATTTCGGTTCCGGCAGCCACCGAAGGCGAAGAAAACTACGAAGACTACAACAAGGTCAGCGCCAATGTCACCCTGACTGCAGGCACGCACATTATTAAGATGAAGGTGATCCGCTCCTGGTTCGACATCGACTACTTTACCTTGGTGAAGGGAAAAGACGCAACCGATCCGGAACCGATTACAAACGAATCAACCAGCGTCTTTTCAAACAATTTGAATTATGACGCCCAGAAACTTCAGGATTATTACGTGTTGAATTCACTCGGCATGCGTATCGGAACGATTTCCGCATACGGATTCTCCGCCGCTGCCGATATGCTCCAGTCGTCCAATCAGCTGAAGCAGTCCGGCGTCTATTATTTAAGGAACAGGACAACAGGCGTTTCCAAGAGCGTCCGCATCAGCCGTTAA
- a CDS encoding 6-carboxyhexanoate--CoA ligase — protein MNYYSLKMRASQHMGEGVNQHEQHISGAERIVKREMVEDVCRAMVHRAMSHSKGDPDFINVKIEKVLEKDIQILKALPVTRVDVETAEEGLKKAFGLLRDDVACNDRLENAMENAATPSELAGFLKDFETSLSKLLKETFPMRGAMLYDIATGKRLEPDKERGVRATYMDALHSSEVDGKKNHFNEAIVLATKVANAPGMVAEFCISDDPNYVTGYVASKRLGYVRIMKMKEMNDENGGRIFLFDSRKASAEECIQFLQKTKVLVEV, from the coding sequence ATGAATTACTATAGCTTAAAAATGCGAGCTTCGCAGCATATGGGCGAAGGCGTCAATCAACACGAACAGCATATTTCCGGTGCGGAACGCATTGTAAAACGCGAAATGGTGGAAGATGTTTGCAGGGCCATGGTGCATCGGGCGATGTCGCATTCTAAGGGAGATCCGGATTTTATCAATGTGAAAATCGAGAAGGTCCTGGAAAAGGATATCCAAATTTTGAAGGCTTTGCCAGTGACCCGCGTGGACGTGGAAACGGCAGAAGAAGGATTGAAAAAGGCGTTTGGCTTGCTTCGCGACGATGTCGCCTGCAACGACAGGTTGGAAAATGCCATGGAGAACGCTGCGACGCCTTCCGAGTTGGCCGGTTTCTTGAAGGATTTTGAAACGAGCCTATCTAAACTATTAAAAGAAACCTTCCCGATGCGCGGAGCCATGCTCTACGATATTGCGACGGGGAAGCGCTTGGAACCGGACAAGGAACGCGGAGTCCGGGCGACTTACATGGACGCTTTGCATTCAAGCGAAGTGGACGGAAAAAAGAACCATTTTAACGAAGCGATTGTCCTTGCGACAAAGGTCGCTAATGCACCGGGCATGGTCGCGGAATTCTGCATTAGCGACGATCCAAATTATGTGACGGGTTACGTGGCGAGCAAAAGGCTTGGCTACGTGCGTATCATGAAAATGAAAGAGATGAACGACGAAAACGGCGGTCGCATTTTCCTCTTTGACTCGAGGAAAGCTTCCGCCGAAGAATGCATTCAGTTCCTTCAGAAAACGAAGGTTCTGGTCGAAGTTTAG
- the bioA gene encoding adenosylmethionine--8-amino-7-oxononanoate transaminase, giving the protein MNLKENLQFDKEHLWHPYAALKNTPARFLAKEAHGTTIETADGLHLIDAVSSWWCMAHGHNAPEIVEAIQKQSEKMCHVMFGGFTHEPAIELGEKLVNFLPQGLNRIFFADSGSIAVECAAKMAVQYQYAMGHPEKSKLVALKGGYHGDTAGAMALSDPDGMHVLFREIMPHHYFAERPNCRVDEPWDDTDFVSMEQTVAEHLHEIAAVICEPVFQGGNGMWLYNAGYLKRLRKLCDRYGILLILDEIASGFFRTGPRFAMEHAGILPDIMCIGKALTGGSITMAACVASEMVAETITNSKISAFMHGPTYMANPLACAAGIASLSLFENRDYPSAVKRIEARLKQNLAPLRSLENTADVRVCGAIGVLELKAKPSSDDILKVIRETGVWLRPFCNYVYTMPPLVTTEAEIDRICEAMKRIGECEPLPVVDGDDEFHE; this is encoded by the coding sequence ATGAATTTAAAAGAGAATCTCCAATTTGATAAAGAACATCTGTGGCATCCTTATGCAGCGTTGAAAAATACTCCGGCGCGATTCTTGGCAAAGGAAGCTCATGGAACGACGATTGAAACGGCGGACGGTCTGCATCTGATCGACGCCGTTTCCAGTTGGTGGTGCATGGCGCACGGCCATAATGCTCCGGAAATCGTGGAAGCGATTCAGAAGCAGAGTGAAAAAATGTGCCATGTGATGTTCGGCGGCTTTACGCATGAACCGGCGATTGAACTCGGTGAAAAACTGGTGAACTTTTTGCCGCAGGGATTGAATAGAATCTTTTTTGCGGATTCCGGCAGTATTGCCGTGGAATGCGCGGCGAAAATGGCGGTGCAGTATCAGTATGCCATGGGGCATCCAGAAAAGAGTAAGCTTGTGGCGCTGAAAGGCGGCTATCATGGGGATACCGCCGGGGCGATGGCGCTCTCGGATCCCGATGGCATGCATGTGCTCTTTCGCGAAATCATGCCGCATCATTATTTTGCGGAACGTCCGAACTGCAGAGTCGACGAACCTTGGGACGATACGGACTTCGTTTCGATGGAACAGACCGTTGCGGAACATCTACATGAAATTGCAGCGGTCATTTGCGAACCTGTTTTCCAAGGTGGAAACGGGATGTGGCTGTATAATGCGGGCTATCTGAAACGTTTGCGGAAACTTTGCGACCGCTACGGGATTCTTTTGATTTTAGACGAAATCGCTTCGGGCTTTTTTCGGACCGGTCCGCGTTTTGCAATGGAACATGCGGGAATTTTGCCGGATATCATGTGCATCGGGAAGGCGCTGACCGGGGGAAGCATCACCATGGCGGCCTGTGTGGCGTCGGAGATGGTCGCGGAGACGATTACGAATAGTAAAATCTCTGCGTTTATGCATGGCCCGACTTACATGGCGAACCCTCTCGCTTGTGCGGCGGGGATAGCTTCGCTGTCGCTTTTTGAAAATCGGGATTATCCAAGTGCCGTGAAGCGGATTGAGGCTCGCTTAAAGCAGAATCTGGCACCGTTGCGCAGTTTGGAAAATACGGCGGATGTCCGTGTCTGTGGAGCGATCGGGGTGCTAGAACTGAAAGCGAAACCTTCATCTGACGACATTTTGAAGGTCATTCGGGAAACAGGAGTGTGGCTTCGTCCGTTCTGCAATTACGTGTACACGATGCCACCGTTGGTGACGACCGAAGCGGAAATAGACCGCATTTGCGAAGCGATGAAACGGATTGGGGAATGCGAACCTTTGCCGGTTGTCGATGGGGATGATGAATTCCACGAATAA
- the pdxT gene encoding pyridoxal 5'-phosphate synthase glutaminase subunit PdxT, translating into MHIGVLAVQGAFIEHERVLESLGAEAFEIRQLRDLDRPMDGLVLPGGESTVQGKLLRDLGLFEPLQKKIREGLPVLATCAGLILLAEKLSNDKSTYFATLPVTVERNAYGRQLGSFFVQHDLKHVGNIPMTFIRAPIINQVNDGVEVLAHVDSPSIGDKIVAVQYKKQLALAFHPELDLDRKVHQYFLGMI; encoded by the coding sequence CTGCACATTGGAGTTCTTGCGGTTCAGGGAGCGTTCATTGAACATGAACGCGTCCTTGAATCCTTGGGCGCCGAGGCTTTTGAAATTCGCCAGTTGCGCGATTTGGATCGTCCGATGGATGGCCTTGTGCTGCCGGGAGGTGAAAGTACCGTTCAGGGGAAGTTGCTTCGCGATCTCGGTCTTTTTGAACCTCTTCAGAAGAAGATCCGCGAAGGCCTTCCGGTGCTTGCGACTTGCGCCGGCTTGATTCTGCTTGCGGAAAAGCTTTCGAATGACAAGTCGACGTATTTTGCGACGCTTCCCGTGACGGTGGAACGAAACGCTTACGGTCGGCAGTTGGGAAGCTTTTTTGTGCAGCACGATTTGAAGCACGTGGGGAATATTCCGATGACATTCATTCGCGCTCCGATCATCAATCAGGTGAACGATGGCGTGGAAGTTCTCGCGCATGTGGATTCTCCTTCGATTGGTGATAAGATTGTCGCTGTGCAGTACAAAAAACAGCTCGCCCTTGCTTTTCACCCGGAACTGGATTTGGATCGCAAGGTTCACCAGTACTTTCTCGGAATGATTTGA
- the pdxS gene encoding pyridoxal 5'-phosphate synthase lyase subunit PdxS, whose amino-acid sequence MMTNETKTESRSELNRNLAQMLKGGVIMDVTTPEQAKIAEAAGAAAVMALERIPADIRAAGGVSRMSDPKMIKGIQDAVSIPVMAKCRIGHFAEAQILQAIEIDYIDESEVLSPADDVFHINKRDFEVPFVCGAKDLGEALRRIEEGASMIRTKGEPGTGDIVQAVRHMRLMNQEIARITSMREDELFNRAKELQVSYDLVRYVHDHGKLPVVNFAAGGVATPADAALMMQLGAEGVFVGSGIFKSGNPAKRAAAIVQAVTNYTDAKLIASLSEDLGEAMVGINEQEIALLMAERGK is encoded by the coding sequence ATGATGACGAACGAAACGAAAACAGAAAGCCGCAGCGAATTGAACCGTAACCTTGCCCAGATGCTGAAGGGCGGTGTGATTATGGACGTGACGACTCCGGAACAGGCAAAGATTGCAGAAGCGGCAGGTGCCGCTGCCGTGATGGCGCTCGAACGCATTCCGGCGGATATCCGTGCGGCGGGTGGCGTTTCCCGGATGAGCGATCCGAAGATGATCAAGGGAATTCAGGATGCGGTTTCGATTCCGGTGATGGCGAAGTGCCGCATTGGACACTTTGCAGAAGCACAGATTTTGCAGGCGATTGAAATTGACTACATCGATGAAAGCGAAGTGCTTTCTCCGGCGGACGATGTTTTCCACATCAACAAGCGTGATTTTGAAGTGCCGTTTGTGTGTGGAGCAAAGGATTTGGGCGAAGCGCTGCGTCGGATTGAAGAAGGCGCTTCGATGATCCGTACCAAGGGGGAGCCGGGTACGGGAGATATTGTACAGGCAGTGCGTCACATGCGTTTGATGAATCAGGAAATCGCAAGAATTACGAGCATGCGTGAAGACGAACTCTTTAACCGTGCCAAGGAATTGCAGGTTTCGTATGACTTGGTTCGCTATGTGCATGATCACGGAAAACTCCCGGTGGTGAATTTTGCGGCGGGTGGCGTTGCGACTCCGGCGGATGCCGCTTTGATGATGCAGCTCGGCGCGGAAGGCGTTTTTGTGGGGTCGGGAATTTTCAAGTCTGGTAATCCGGCAAAGCGTGCCGCGGCGATTGTGCAGGCGGTGACGAACTATACCGATGCCAAGCTGATCGCTTCGCTTTCGGAAGATCTCGGAGAAGCGATGGTCGGAATCAACGAACAGGAAATCGCCTTGCTGATGGCGGAAAGAGGCAAGTAG
- a CDS encoding PLP-dependent aminotransferase family protein: MFTYDMSKAGNESLYHYLYQCIRKDILSKRLEADSRLPSKRSLAQNLGVSVVTVENAYAQLLAEGYIYSLPKKGFYIAQIQAPAQATRFNTKPSKPSHQYTANDEPENLDPKYIADFASNAADIESFPFSTWAKITREILCERQADLLRVSPSEGVFELRRAIAHMLLEFRNIRVAPSQIVIGAGTDILYGLLLQLLGFDKCYAIEDPGYSKISKLYSQYNVNFCYIPVQAQSFVAELEKSNADVVHLSPSHHFPTGKVMPIAERYRLLSWATASPKRYIIEDDYDSEFRMSGRPIPALQNIDVLDKVIYLNTFSKTLTSTIRLSYMVLPKSLAQKFHEELSFYSCTVSNLDQYAMARFMEGGFYETHINRARNLYRAKRDALLTAIQKSKLCKYTTIYEEDAGLHFILGVDTDLSDVEFCKKAEARGVHIRALSEYYFEAEPSLHKFIVNYSSVDKASMPQAVQVLSSIVG; this comes from the coding sequence ATGTTCACCTACGACATGTCTAAAGCAGGAAATGAATCTCTTTATCATTATCTGTACCAGTGCATCCGAAAGGACATTCTTTCAAAAAGGCTCGAAGCCGATTCCCGCTTGCCTTCCAAACGAAGCCTTGCCCAAAATCTCGGCGTGAGCGTCGTAACCGTCGAAAACGCTTATGCGCAACTCCTTGCAGAAGGCTACATCTATTCCCTTCCCAAAAAAGGTTTTTACATCGCCCAAATTCAGGCGCCCGCACAAGCCACCCGCTTTAACACAAAGCCCAGCAAACCTTCCCACCAATACACAGCAAACGACGAGCCCGAAAACCTGGACCCCAAATACATCGCCGATTTCGCAAGCAACGCCGCAGACATCGAAAGTTTCCCCTTCAGCACCTGGGCAAAGATCACCCGCGAAATCCTCTGCGAACGTCAAGCCGACCTGCTCCGCGTATCGCCCAGCGAAGGCGTCTTTGAACTGCGCAGGGCCATTGCACACATGCTTCTCGAATTTCGAAACATTCGCGTAGCGCCTTCGCAAATCGTCATCGGCGCAGGAACAGACATTCTCTACGGGCTTCTTTTGCAGTTGCTCGGCTTTGACAAATGTTACGCAATTGAAGATCCAGGCTACAGCAAAATTTCAAAGCTCTACAGCCAGTACAACGTGAACTTTTGCTACATCCCCGTCCAAGCCCAAAGCTTTGTCGCAGAGCTCGAAAAATCCAACGCCGATGTGGTACACCTTTCGCCGTCGCATCATTTTCCTACGGGAAAGGTGATGCCGATTGCCGAACGTTACCGTTTGCTCAGCTGGGCGACCGCATCGCCCAAGCGCTATATTATCGAAGACGATTATGACAGCGAATTTCGCATGTCTGGAAGACCCATTCCCGCTCTGCAAAACATCGATGTTCTCGACAAGGTCATTTATCTGAACACCTTCTCCAAAACGCTGACTTCAACGATTCGCTTGAGCTACATGGTTTTACCCAAATCTCTCGCCCAAAAATTTCACGAGGAACTTTCCTTTTATTCCTGTACCGTCTCTAACCTCGACCAATATGCGATGGCTCGCTTTATGGAAGGAGGCTTTTACGAAACGCACATCAACCGCGCACGCAATCTGTACCGTGCAAAACGCGACGCCCTGCTCACCGCCATTCAAAAAAGCAAGCTTTGCAAATACACCACGATTTACGAAGAAGATGCGGGACTGCACTTTATCTTAGGCGTTGATACAGATCTTTCCGACGTGGAATTCTGCAAAAAAGCGGAAGCGAGAGGAGTTCACATCCGCGCCTTGTCCGAATATTACTTTGAAGCAGAGCCCTCCCTGCACAAGTTCATCGTGAACTATTCTTCGGTCGATAAAGCTTCCATGCCGCAGGCGGTACAAGTCCTTTCATCGATCGTCGGCTAA
- a CDS encoding type 1 glutamine amidotransferase gives METYIFQHVAFEGPGAILPYLESKGYHVHLVKLYAGDPVPSSLDVDFAVLMGGPMSALEEDKYPFMVEEKQLCRELFAADKPVLGVCLGAQIMANAFFAPIRQNPEKEIGFYPVTFENGFTVNAFHWHGETFDIPEYAESIAYSEACRNQGFKMGRSLGLQFHLETTAESLNSLLENCAEELETALSAKAKYVQSKSQILETAKTALPELNAAMTELLDAMLA, from the coding sequence ATGGAAACTTATATCTTTCAGCACGTTGCTTTTGAAGGTCCTGGCGCCATTCTTCCATACTTGGAATCGAAAGGGTATCACGTTCACCTGGTAAAGCTTTATGCAGGCGATCCGGTGCCGAGTTCTTTGGACGTGGACTTTGCGGTTCTGATGGGTGGCCCGATGAGCGCTTTGGAAGAAGACAAGTATCCTTTTATGGTAGAAGAAAAACAGCTTTGCCGTGAACTCTTTGCGGCGGACAAGCCTGTGCTTGGCGTTTGCCTAGGCGCTCAAATTATGGCGAACGCTTTCTTTGCTCCGATTCGTCAGAATCCAGAAAAGGAAATCGGTTTTTACCCGGTGACGTTTGAAAACGGCTTTACGGTCAACGCCTTCCATTGGCATGGTGAAACCTTTGATATTCCGGAATATGCGGAATCGATAGCCTACAGTGAAGCGTGCCGTAATCAAGGCTTTAAGATGGGACGTTCTCTAGGCCTGCAATTCCATTTGGAAACGACTGCGGAATCCTTGAACAGCTTGCTTGAAAACTGTGCGGAAGAACTGGAAACGGCGCTGTCTGCAAAGGCGAAGTATGTGCAGTCGAAGTCGCAAATTTTGGAAACGGCAAAGACCGCTCTCCCGGAATTGAACGCGGCGATGACAGAACTTTTGGACGCGATGCTCGCCTAA